DNA sequence from the Streptomyces sp. NBC_01497 genome:
GGGCACGCCCCGGTCGTCGGCGAGCACGGCGGTGCCCGCCTGGAGGACGGCCTGGTAGGAGGTGGGCGCGCCATTGCGGTAGCCGTGCGAGGTGACCCGGGTGTCGGCGCGCAGCACCACGGGCGTGAGGCCCCGCAGGAAGCCCGGCACGTCGCCGCCGCCGACGCGGGCGCCGGTGGCGAAGGCGGCCGACCTGGCCGTGTTCTCGGTGAGGAGGCGGACCTGGCGTTCGACGTCGCAGTTGGAGGCCCCCTGGGTGCCGCCGTACACGCCGGGGGTGTCGCCGGGCAGGGTGCGGGCCTGGCCGCCCGCCCGGGCGGCGCTGCCCGCCGGGGCGTCGGCAGCGGTGGCCGGCACCGGGACATCGGCCGCGCCGGCGGCCCGGGTGGCGCCCGCCGCCTTGCCCGTGCCCGGAGCGTCGGGGCTCGCCGGGGCGGACGGCGAGGGGGCCGCGGTCGACGTGTCGGAGACGGTGGAGGGGGTGAAGGGGTCCGGTCCGCGCGTCGCGGCGGGCTGGAAGAAGAGCTGCCGGGCGCTCGCGGCCTCCTCGGCCCCCGCCCCTCCACCGCAGCCCGCTGTGAACACAACTCCCACGGACAGCGCGGCGAGCGCCGCGGTCCGACGACGGATGGGTGAGCGCACCGGAGATCTCCCGCCTGATCCTGCCTCAATGTCCTTATATGTCTGCCCGATCATGATCGAACCCGCAAGCGGACCGCCACGCGATCGGGTCCGCTTGCGCCCCGGCCCTTGCCCGCCCCTGCGGCCGGGCATAGGCTCGACATTGAGTTGAACACGTTCAAAAATAACGGGACCCATCGGACGGCCGCACGTCGTCACAGGTCAGAGCCGGGGCGCTGGACGGGACGCTCGGCCCGGCGCGTCCTGCCCGACTCGCACCGCCCGCCGCAGACCTTCACCCCGATCCGGCGCGGGCGCGCTACGCCGCCGGTGGTGATCCCGCACCGCCGCGGTGCGCCCGCCCGCGGCCGGACGCACCGCAGGGAGTACCGGATGAGCACACCCGAAGTCACCCGCGCGGCGGGGGCCTTCACCTATCGGGAAGTGGGCGCTACCCGGCTCGGGCCGCTCCCGGACGGCTACCACCACCTGCACCACCGCACGAGGA
Encoded proteins:
- a CDS encoding DUF6777 domain-containing protein, coding for MRSPIRRRTAALAALSVGVVFTAGCGGGAGAEEAASARQLFFQPAATRGPDPFTPSTVSDTSTAAPSPSAPASPDAPGTGKAAGATRAAGAADVPVPATAADAPAGSAARAGGQARTLPGDTPGVYGGTQGASNCDVERQVRLLTENTARSAAFATGARVGGGDVPGFLRGLTPVVLRADTRVTSHGYRNGAPTSYQAVLQAGTAVLADDRGVPRVRCSCGNPLGPAVAMEGAVAHRGTPWHGYRPDHVLLISRAARRAAALTIVNRADNTWMQRTTGTDGDQDGIPASLPPYSPDADLFDPQQVTPPDPTLPDTPSDSPSAEPTGTAAPEPSGPAVPPAPTDEPTGGPDAPLPSGQAAAAGDAPPPDGPGTPDGDPPVPDAPQATDVLTGPAPVRD